The following are from one region of the Anaeropeptidivorans aminofermentans genome:
- the proS gene encoding proline--tRNA ligase, with protein MADNKNNKNIEAITNREDDFARWYTDVVKKAELADYSSVRGCIIFKPYGYAIWELMQRELDDRFKETGHENVYMPMFIPEGLLQKEKDHVEGFAPEVAWVTHGGNEKLQERLCVRPTSETLFCEHYANIIQSYRDLPKLYNQWCSVVRWEKTTRPFLRTMEFLWQEGHTAHATAEEAQEETLRMLNVYAEFFENVLAIPVIKGQKTEKEKFAGAKATYTIEALMHDGKALQSGTSHNFGDGFAKAFGIQYTDKNNELKSVHQTSWGLSTRMIGGLIMVHSDNNGLVLPPGVAPTQVMIIPVAQHKEGVLEKAAEIKSRLSKVCRIKLDDSDKSPGWKFSEHEMKGVPIRLEIGPRDIENNQCVLARRDTGEKITVSLDAIEEEITKLLKSIHDGLYEKALNFRDEHTYKAENYDEFVKIIEETPGFIKAMWCGETECEEAMKEKTGATARCIPFEEETVSDKCVCCGKPAKHLVYWGKAY; from the coding sequence ATGGCAGACAACAAAAATAATAAGAATATTGAAGCCATTACAAACAGAGAAGACGATTTTGCCAGATGGTATACGGACGTGGTTAAAAAGGCGGAGCTTGCGGATTATTCCTCCGTAAGAGGCTGTATCATTTTTAAGCCCTACGGCTATGCCATATGGGAGCTTATGCAAAGAGAGCTTGACGACAGGTTCAAAGAAACTGGTCATGAAAACGTATATATGCCCATGTTTATACCCGAAGGGCTTTTACAGAAAGAAAAGGACCACGTGGAGGGCTTTGCGCCGGAGGTTGCATGGGTTACCCACGGAGGCAATGAAAAGCTTCAGGAGAGGCTTTGTGTTCGCCCCACATCAGAAACCCTTTTCTGCGAGCATTACGCAAATATCATTCAGTCCTACAGAGATTTGCCAAAGCTTTATAACCAGTGGTGCTCCGTTGTAAGATGGGAGAAAACCACTCGTCCTTTTTTAAGAACCATGGAATTTTTATGGCAGGAAGGCCATACTGCCCACGCAACGGCAGAAGAGGCTCAGGAAGAGACCTTAAGAATGCTTAATGTGTATGCGGAATTCTTTGAAAACGTTCTTGCTATCCCTGTTATAAAGGGACAGAAAACAGAAAAAGAAAAATTTGCCGGTGCAAAGGCAACTTATACCATAGAAGCCCTTATGCATGACGGAAAGGCGCTCCAATCAGGAACCAGCCATAATTTCGGCGATGGCTTTGCGAAAGCCTTCGGCATTCAATATACCGATAAAAACAACGAGCTTAAATCTGTTCACCAGACCTCATGGGGCCTTTCTACCCGTATGATCGGCGGCCTTATTATGGTTCATTCCGATAATAACGGCCTTGTGCTTCCGCCGGGGGTTGCCCCGACTCAGGTGATGATTATTCCTGTTGCCCAGCATAAGGAAGGGGTTCTTGAAAAGGCGGCAGAAATTAAATCAAGGCTTTCCAAGGTATGCCGAATTAAGCTTGACGATTCTGATAAATCTCCCGGCTGGAAATTTAGCGAGCATGAAATGAAAGGCGTTCCCATTCGTCTCGAAATAGGGCCGAGAGATATAGAAAACAACCAATGTGTTCTTGCAAGAAGGGACACAGGAGAAAAGATAACGGTTTCTCTTGATGCTATAGAAGAAGAAATTACAAAGCTTTTGAAGTCAATCCATGACGGGCTTTATGAAAAAGCTTTAAATTTCAGAGATGAGCATACTTACAAAGCAGAAAATTACGATGAATTTGTAAAGATTATCGAAGAAACCCCCGGCTTCATAAAAGCTATGTGGTGCGGAGAAACTGAATGCGAAGAAGCAATGAAGGAAAAAACCGGCGCTACCGCAAGATGTATTCCTTTTGAGGAGGAAACCGTTTCAGACAAATGCGTATGCTGCGGGAAGCCTGCAAAGCATCTGGTTTATTGGGGCAAAGCTTATTAA
- a CDS encoding PspC domain-containing protein, whose product MGKKLCLSRNNKIIAGVCGGVGEYFNVDPTLVRVIMVLLLFASRLAFIAVYIILWAVMPLSE is encoded by the coding sequence ATGGGTAAAAAATTATGCTTGTCCAGAAATAATAAGATAATTGCCGGTGTATGCGGGGGCGTTGGAGAGTATTTCAATGTTGACCCTACTCTTGTAAGGGTCATAATGGTTCTTTTGCTTTTTGCCTCAAGGCTGGCTTTTATCGCCGTGTATATAATTTTATGGGCCGTAATGCCCTTATCTGAATAA
- a CDS encoding stalk domain-containing protein, giving the protein MKNKIIGAVVGAFILAAPLSAYAASIPDADNNTTVTDTAENTTNQENAVNQETSTDRTDLTDNQDGLQPVTPEEPQSRYVENRGTIREITDEEGNRQVVLSKSDTEAEELILFNISDETLVYDISTQEVTEFSKLNKDSEIIVFSRSDAPVGTSLPPLMSSYAIFAVGPEETAKSVAVDFFDEKGLSAGNTLKLNVSQATKIFDLEGNTLTAEDIKNKNLIVFYDATTKSLPPQTSPSKIIVLNDDKVETPEENNISEIISALDENDIKEIDGVKYIALANVARKAGFDVEWKDESKTVSILKDKMTVYTITIGNKEYGYYKALRNLENAPRIIESRTFIESSFFESFNK; this is encoded by the coding sequence ATGAAAAATAAAATCATAGGTGCCGTTGTAGGAGCATTCATTCTTGCAGCGCCCCTTAGCGCATATGCTGCGTCAATTCCTGATGCAGATAACAATACCACCGTTACAGATACGGCGGAAAATACTACAAATCAGGAAAACGCTGTAAATCAGGAAACCTCTACCGACAGGACGGATTTAACAGACAATCAGGACGGACTGCAGCCTGTGACCCCGGAAGAGCCGCAATCCAGATATGTGGAAAATAGAGGTACTATAAGAGAAATTACCGATGAAGAAGGCAATAGGCAGGTAGTTCTTTCGAAATCAGACACTGAAGCCGAAGAATTGATCTTATTTAATATTTCCGATGAAACCCTTGTTTATGATATAAGCACTCAGGAAGTCACTGAGTTTTCCAAGCTGAATAAGGATTCGGAAATAATCGTATTTTCAAGATCGGATGCTCCGGTGGGAACAAGTCTTCCCCCATTAATGAGCTCTTACGCTATTTTTGCAGTAGGTCCGGAAGAGACAGCTAAATCCGTAGCAGTTGATTTCTTTGATGAAAAAGGATTAAGCGCGGGAAATACTTTAAAGCTTAACGTATCTCAAGCTACAAAGATATTTGACCTTGAAGGCAATACCCTTACAGCAGAAGATATAAAGAATAAAAACCTTATCGTTTTTTATGATGCTACAACCAAGAGCCTTCCTCCCCAGACATCACCTTCAAAAATAATTGTTTTGAACGACGATAAAGTAGAAACACCGGAGGAAAACAATATATCTGAAATAATTTCAGCTCTTGATGAAAATGACATTAAAGAAATAGACGGTGTAAAGTATATTGCCCTTGCAAACGTTGCAAGAAAAGCAGGCTTTGATGTAGAGTGGAAAGATGAAAGCAAAACAGTTTCTATTTTAAAGGATAAAATGACTGTTTATACCATAACCATAGGCAATAAAGAATATGGTTATTACAAGGCTTTAAGAAACCTTGAAAATGCTCCGAGGATCATAGAATCAAGAACATTTATAGAATCCTCTTTCTTTGAAAGCTTTAATAAATAA
- a CDS encoding double zinc ribbon domain-containing protein, with protein sequence MEDIKSTFFNLKNTITKNSGDFVKNTKLNLDLANEEEKLKLIYIEIGKKVHEIYAYGGSLGEYFDEKYRQVVESQSNINSIKEKIEVLKGVKTCTGCGRQIDKKHIYCPHCGASMAGAETYKPEAPQDINKINEPEIIPPEIIAPEKPQEAKEEYKVCASCGEKNPPQGRFCLGCGRILN encoded by the coding sequence ATGGAAGATATAAAATCTACTTTTTTTAATTTAAAAAATACCATTACCAAAAACTCCGGCGATTTTGTCAAAAATACCAAGCTGAATCTTGACCTTGCCAACGAAGAGGAAAAGCTTAAGCTTATCTATATAGAAATAGGCAAAAAGGTTCATGAAATATATGCTTACGGCGGTTCTCTGGGAGAATATTTCGACGAGAAATACCGCCAGGTGGTGGAAAGCCAAAGCAATATCAATAGCATAAAAGAAAAAATAGAGGTTTTAAAAGGCGTTAAAACATGCACTGGCTGCGGGCGGCAAATAGATAAAAAACATATCTACTGCCCTCATTGCGGCGCCTCTATGGCAGGGGCGGAAACCTATAAGCCGGAGGCTCCACAGGACATAAATAAAATAAATGAGCCTGAAATCATTCCCCCTGAAATCATTGCCCCTGAAAAACCTCAGGAAGCCAAAGAAGAATATAAAGTATGCGCCTCCTGCGGCGAAAAAAATCCCCCACAGGGAAGATTTTGCTTAGGGTGCGGAAGAATATTGAATTAG
- a CDS encoding UvrB/UvrC motif-containing protein produces MMCEKCGENEATVLIEQNINGKHTKYHLCPNCAAGVKMDDVFGDLSNLFSNLFFIGEEKKNEPKLKCPSCGIAYESFKKTGRLGCENCYKAFHKELKGVFESIQSGTHHKGKLPKRSKSKILNIRAIEEYKAELKRAIESEEYEKAAHLRDLIKELESTKKEGA; encoded by the coding sequence ATGATGTGTGAAAAATGCGGAGAGAATGAGGCAACGGTATTAATAGAGCAGAACATAAACGGCAAGCATACGAAATACCATTTATGCCCCAACTGCGCTGCAGGGGTTAAGATGGACGATGTTTTCGGAGACTTAAGCAATCTTTTCAGCAATTTATTTTTCATAGGGGAAGAAAAAAAGAATGAGCCTAAGCTTAAATGCCCTTCCTGCGGAATTGCCTATGAGTCTTTCAAAAAGACGGGAAGGCTTGGCTGTGAAAATTGCTATAAGGCGTTTCATAAGGAGCTGAAAGGCGTTTTTGAAAGCATACAGTCAGGAACCCACCACAAAGGAAAGCTTCCTAAAAGATCAAAAAGCAAAATACTGAATATCAGGGCCATTGAAGAATATAAAGCAGAGCTTAAAAGGGCCATTGAATCAGAAGAATATGAAAAAGCCGCCCATTTACGGGATTTGATTAAGGAGCTTGAAAGCACTAAAAAGGAGGGAGCGTAA
- a CDS encoding protein arginine kinase, whose protein sequence is MVHKTRWYEDSASDISPIISSRVRLARNLSKYPFSAKINDEQSEKLIKDVISSIKNDYMSIGSQFEYVDIKNADGTDKRALIEKHSISPELLKYSRPRGVLIKDDESVEIMINEEDHIRIQSVYSGKNIDAAWDTADKIDDLMEETLEYAFDSDFGYLTSCPTNTGTGLRASYMVHIPMLEKTGNIQSLAAALSKLGMTIRGIYGEGSESYGSIYQVSNQMTLGKSEEEIIQGLKTIGEQIEDNESKVFKNIYSENPIYVEDNIYRAYGLLKNARKMTVKEAMNLLSAVRTGYIFGILKEPKPKAPIYNIMMNIEPGNIQKRTGESDSDKRDIARASYLREIFN, encoded by the coding sequence ATGGTTCACAAAACAAGGTGGTATGAAGATAGCGCTTCAGACATTTCCCCTATTATATCCAGCAGAGTAAGGCTTGCAAGAAATTTATCCAAATATCCTTTTTCGGCTAAAATAAATGACGAACAATCAGAAAAGCTTATTAAAGACGTGATTTCCTCCATAAAAAACGATTATATGTCCATAGGAAGCCAATTTGAATACGTAGATATTAAAAATGCCGACGGTACAGATAAAAGGGCCCTAATAGAAAAGCATTCCATAAGCCCGGAGCTTTTGAAATATTCAAGGCCCAGAGGCGTTCTCATTAAAGACGACGAATCTGTCGAAATTATGATTAATGAAGAAGACCATATAAGAATACAATCTGTATACTCCGGCAAGAATATAGATGCCGCATGGGATACGGCAGATAAGATCGACGATTTAATGGAAGAAACTCTTGAATATGCCTTTGACAGCGACTTCGGCTATCTTACAAGCTGCCCTACAAATACGGGAACAGGCTTAAGAGCGTCTTATATGGTGCATATTCCCATGCTTGAAAAAACAGGAAACATTCAAAGCCTTGCCGCCGCTCTTTCAAAGCTTGGTATGACCATCAGGGGCATTTACGGAGAAGGAAGCGAATCCTACGGCAGCATTTATCAGGTATCCAATCAGATGACCCTTGGTAAATCCGAAGAGGAAATCATTCAGGGGCTTAAAACCATCGGTGAGCAGATAGAAGATAATGAATCAAAGGTGTTTAAAAACATTTATTCCGAAAATCCCATTTACGTGGAAGACAATATATACAGAGCCTATGGGCTTTTGAAAAACGCAAGGAAAATGACTGTGAAGGAAGCCATGAACCTTCTTTCCGCAGTAAGAACAGGCTATATCTTCGGTATATTAAAAGAGCCTAAGCCGAAAGCGCCTATATATAATATTATGATGAATATTGAACCGGGAAATATTCAGAAAAGAACAGGGGAATCTGATTCTGATAAAAGAGATATTGCAAGAGCGTCTTATCTTAGGGAAATATTCAATTAA
- a CDS encoding ATP-dependent Clp protease ATP-binding subunit — protein sequence MQGKFTQKAREVIEYAQQAAAELGHGYVGTEHLLLALRHIDESVASKALEGQGVTKDAIVSRIGQMVGISDSLGVPQDFTPRTKRVIELSLQEAIKMGTGYIGTEHLLLALLREKDSVAVKILESLNVNVQKLSEEILSMLGESENTSDGMPIGGQVKKGKTNTPTLDQYSRDFTQLASENKFDPIVGRDKEIERVVQILSRRTKNNPVLVGDPGVGKTAIIEGLAQKITEGNIPQILKGKRVVSLDLSAMVAGSKYRGEFEERIKKVLAEVKQSGNIVLFIDELHTIVGAGAAEGAIDASNILKPSLARGEIQVVGATTLDEYRKHIEKDAALERRFQPVTVNEPTQEEAIEMLRGLRDKYEAHHSVKIVDEAITAAVKLSSRYISDRFLPDKAIDLIDEASSKVKLRSYTTPPKIKELEEKLVELEKEKESAIKTEEYEKAGKLKKKQEEIKERLEKENKKWENKNDSAKLVVTDEDIAQVVGSWTGIPVQRLQQEESERLLNMEEILHRRVIGQDEAVKAISKAVRRGRVGLKDPKRPVGSFLFLGPTGVGKTELSKALAEVLFGDENAIIRIDMSEYMEKHSVSKLIGSPPGYVGFEDGGQLSEKIRRKPYSVILFDEIEKAHPDVFNILLQVLDDGHITDAHGRRVDFKNTVIIMTSNAGARNIMASKRLGFVSSDDSKRNYEDMKKTVMDEIKKVFRPEFLNRIDDIIVFKSLDEKDIEEIAILMMNEVKKRIKSQMNIDISISDTALKEISKEGFDPVYGARPLRRVIQANIEDMLAEKILEANIKEGDTVEIGYDDKTYTVSKA from the coding sequence ATGCAGGGAAAATTTACGCAAAAAGCCCGAGAGGTTATAGAATACGCTCAGCAGGCAGCGGCGGAGCTGGGCCACGGATATGTGGGAACGGAGCATCTTCTTCTGGCCCTTAGGCATATTGATGAAAGCGTAGCTTCAAAGGCCCTTGAAGGCCAGGGAGTTACAAAGGATGCAATTGTGTCCCGTATCGGCCAGATGGTAGGGATAAGTGATTCTCTGGGGGTTCCTCAGGATTTTACCCCGAGAACCAAAAGGGTTATCGAGCTTAGCCTTCAGGAAGCCATTAAAATGGGCACAGGCTATATCGGAACAGAGCATTTGCTTCTTGCCCTTTTAAGGGAAAAAGACAGTGTAGCCGTAAAAATATTGGAAAGCCTTAATGTAAATGTACAGAAACTTTCCGAGGAAATATTATCTATGCTTGGAGAATCAGAAAATACTTCTGACGGAATGCCCATCGGAGGGCAGGTAAAGAAGGGAAAAACAAATACCCCGACTTTGGACCAATACAGCAGGGATTTTACTCAGCTTGCATCTGAAAATAAATTTGACCCTATTGTGGGAAGAGATAAAGAAATCGAAAGAGTCGTTCAGATATTATCCAGAAGAACGAAGAATAATCCTGTTTTGGTAGGGGATCCGGGTGTAGGAAAAACGGCCATTATCGAAGGCCTTGCCCAGAAGATAACAGAGGGGAATATTCCCCAGATTCTGAAAGGGAAAAGAGTAGTCTCCTTAGACCTTTCCGCGATGGTTGCGGGAAGCAAGTACAGGGGAGAGTTTGAGGAAAGAATAAAGAAAGTGCTTGCAGAGGTAAAGCAGTCTGGAAATATCGTCTTATTCATAGACGAGCTTCATACCATCGTGGGCGCAGGCGCAGCGGAAGGAGCCATAGATGCTTCCAATATACTGAAGCCTTCTCTTGCAAGAGGAGAAATTCAGGTTGTGGGTGCAACCACTTTAGATGAATACAGAAAACATATCGAAAAGGACGCGGCCCTTGAAAGAAGGTTCCAGCCTGTAACCGTAAACGAGCCTACCCAGGAAGAAGCGATTGAAATGCTCCGGGGCCTTCGGGATAAATATGAGGCTCACCACAGCGTTAAAATCGTTGACGAGGCTATTACGGCTGCGGTAAAGCTCTCCAGCAGGTATATTTCAGACAGATTCCTTCCCGATAAGGCTATAGACCTTATTGACGAGGCTTCTTCAAAGGTTAAGCTCCGTTCTTACACAACCCCTCCGAAAATAAAGGAGCTTGAAGAAAAGCTTGTAGAGCTTGAAAAAGAAAAAGAATCCGCTATTAAAACAGAAGAATACGAAAAGGCCGGAAAGCTTAAAAAGAAACAGGAAGAAATTAAGGAAAGACTGGAAAAAGAAAATAAAAAATGGGAAAACAAAAACGATTCTGCAAAGCTTGTAGTAACAGATGAAGATATTGCCCAGGTAGTGGGAAGCTGGACGGGAATCCCTGTTCAAAGGCTCCAGCAGGAGGAAAGCGAAAGGCTTTTGAATATGGAGGAAATACTCCATAGAAGGGTTATCGGCCAAGATGAGGCCGTAAAAGCCATATCAAAGGCTGTAAGGCGCGGCAGGGTAGGCCTTAAAGACCCTAAAAGGCCTGTAGGCTCCTTCCTTTTCTTAGGTCCTACAGGAGTAGGTAAAACAGAGCTTTCAAAGGCCCTTGCAGAGGTCCTTTTCGGCGATGAAAACGCCATTATAAGAATCGACATGAGCGAATATATGGAAAAGCACAGCGTTTCAAAGCTCATAGGTTCCCCGCCGGGGTATGTAGGCTTTGAAGACGGCGGCCAGCTAAGCGAAAAAATAAGGAGAAAGCCTTATTCCGTAATCCTTTTTGATGAAATCGAAAAGGCCCATCCTGACGTATTTAATATTCTCTTACAGGTTCTCGACGACGGCCATATTACCGACGCCCACGGAAGAAGAGTCGATTTTAAAAACACTGTTATTATTATGACTTCAAACGCCGGCGCAAGAAACATCATGGCTTCTAAAAGGCTTGGCTTTGTTTCATCAGACGACAGCAAGAGAAATTATGAAGATATGAAAAAAACAGTTATGGACGAAATAAAGAAGGTATTCCGTCCCGAATTCTTAAACAGAATAGACGACATCATCGTGTTTAAATCCTTAGACGAAAAAGACATTGAAGAGATTGCCATTCTTATGATGAATGAGGTTAAAAAGAGAATTAAGTCTCAGATGAATATTGATATAAGCATAAGCGATACTGCCCTTAAGGAAATTTCAAAGGAAGGCTTCGACCCTGTATACGGCGCAAGACCTTTAAGAAGAGTAATTCAGGCAAATATCGAAGATATGCTTGCGGAAAAAATACTGGAAGCCAATATCAAAGAAGGAGACACGGTTGAAATCGGCTACGACGATAAGACGTATACGGTTTCAAAAGCATAA
- a CDS encoding Dabb family protein translates to MVRHIVIWNYQEGFSPEEKALKGKEVKEKLEALKEIISGVIALNVHIDPLSSSTKDVILNSLFESEEALSAYQVHPAHKEVSAFVGTVMKDRVCMDYYES, encoded by the coding sequence ATGGTTCGGCATATTGTTATCTGGAATTATCAGGAGGGATTTTCCCCGGAGGAGAAAGCATTAAAGGGAAAAGAAGTAAAAGAAAAATTAGAGGCTTTAAAAGAAATTATAAGTGGGGTAATAGCGCTTAACGTTCACATTGACCCTCTTTCTTCAAGCACAAAAGATGTTATATTAAACAGCCTTTTTGAAAGCGAAGAAGCGCTTTCGGCTTATCAGGTACATCCTGCCCATAAAGAAGTAAGCGCATTTGTAGGCACAGTCATGAAAGACAGAGTCTGCATGGACTATTACGAATCATAA
- a CDS encoding GNAT family N-acetyltransferase, which translates to MEENKIRQRLELKPVGLEYLDQYNELLRYVFQVTNQELQESGYEDGEIVRAKVPLLERSDVFGWFDGDKLVSQIAIYPFEVNIHGKIFKMGGITGVGTYPEYANLGLMNDLIRMSLRKMRENKQWISYLYPYSIPYYRRKGWEIMSDFISFSMKDTQLPKHVEVPGFVERHPIDHIDVIETYNRFARRNHGAMLRDEIAWAEYWRWENEEERTAGVYYNGKNEPTGYVMYWIADDVFHIKEMIYLNQEARNGLWNFISAHFSMVDNIQGNIFKNEPIAFLLDDGQISETIEPYFMARIVDVEAFLKEYPFLKGGKPFHFKVTDPLAPWNENIFGMEWKDNKPIVTNNAVGNPAELTIQTLTSLLMSYRSPVYFYDIERLKTDPDTLRILEEIIPDQKPYFSDYF; encoded by the coding sequence ATGGAAGAAAATAAAATTCGCCAAAGACTTGAGCTTAAACCAGTGGGGCTCGAATATTTGGACCAGTATAACGAGCTTTTAAGATACGTTTTTCAGGTCACAAATCAGGAGCTTCAGGAAAGCGGCTACGAGGACGGCGAAATCGTAAGGGCTAAAGTGCCCTTGCTTGAAAGGTCGGATGTTTTCGGATGGTTTGACGGGGATAAGCTGGTTTCCCAAATTGCCATATATCCCTTTGAGGTCAATATTCACGGAAAGATATTTAAAATGGGCGGTATTACAGGGGTTGGAACTTATCCTGAATATGCAAACCTTGGCCTGATGAACGACCTTATAAGAATGTCTCTTAGAAAAATGAGAGAAAATAAACAGTGGATTTCCTATCTCTACCCTTATTCCATACCCTATTACAGGCGCAAGGGCTGGGAAATTATGAGTGATTTTATAAGCTTTTCCATGAAGGATACCCAGCTTCCCAAGCATGTAGAGGTGCCGGGCTTTGTAGAGCGCCACCCTATAGACCATATAGATGTTATTGAAACCTATAACAGATTTGCCAGAAGAAATCACGGGGCCATGCTTCGAGATGAAATAGCGTGGGCAGAATACTGGAGATGGGAAAACGAGGAAGAGCGCACGGCAGGGGTATATTATAATGGTAAAAACGAACCAACAGGCTATGTTATGTATTGGATAGCAGATGACGTTTTCCATATTAAAGAAATGATTTATTTGAATCAGGAAGCAAGAAACGGCCTTTGGAATTTTATATCGGCCCATTTTTCCATGGTAGACAATATACAGGGCAATATATTTAAAAATGAGCCTATTGCTTTTTTGCTTGACGACGGGCAGATAAGTGAAACCATAGAGCCTTATTTCATGGCAAGAATCGTCGATGTGGAAGCTTTTTTAAAGGAATATCCCTTCCTAAAGGGAGGAAAGCCTTTTCATTTTAAGGTAACGGACCCCCTCGCTCCGTGGAATGAAAATATATTCGGCATGGAGTGGAAAGACAATAAACCTATTGTTACAAATAATGCTGTGGGAAATCCTGCAGAGCTTACCATACAGACCCTTACAAGTCTTTTAATGAGCTATAGAAGCCCCGTTTATTTTTACGATATTGAAAGGCTTAAAACAGATCCTGATACCCTTCGTATCTTAGAAGAAATCATACCAGATCAAAAACCCTACTTTTCTGATTATTTTTAA
- a CDS encoding MATE family efflux transporter encodes MTCENVGPINGQLDNLTPTERRMATENIRSLVFNYSLPTVIGMMVNALYNIVGRFWIGQIEGEVGALAYTGVGLMIPISNVILAFAQLVGIGAASNISIKLGQNDKKGAEEILNNAFVLSIVLSLLISIFGYIYAPQILMLSGASERTLPYALSYGRIIIGGCIFQVVSFSMNHCIRATGNPKRFASTQLLGGVINIILVPIFIFSLGFGPDGAAIATVISQFISAVWVFSYYFGKKAPLKFYRKFMKINPKTVMIIFSIGLSPFLMQVSNSVVNTILNNSLKFYGEMQFGDGDLAVGAMTLINTMSIFFITPIIGINQGVQPIVGFNYGRKDYRRAKSAFLWSVVYSTALCVFGWTMIQLLPEQLALIFNKNEAINMIASRGMRFFLLCLPVIGFQSCSANFFQAIGRAQLSILLNASRQLMILTPLALILPRFLGIDGIWYSGAIADFTAFLISAVIIMRELKIINRKIEIEDNLIGLEK; translated from the coding sequence ATGACTTGTGAAAATGTAGGGCCGATTAACGGCCAGCTGGACAATCTTACGCCTACGGAACGGCGTATGGCTACGGAGAATATCCGTTCTTTAGTATTTAACTATTCCCTTCCTACAGTTATTGGAATGATGGTAAATGCCCTTTATAATATCGTGGGCAGGTTTTGGATAGGTCAGATAGAAGGAGAGGTAGGCGCTCTTGCTTATACAGGGGTAGGCCTTATGATCCCTATCAGTAACGTTATCCTTGCCTTCGCCCAGCTTGTGGGCATTGGTGCCGCTTCCAATATATCTATTAAACTGGGGCAAAATGACAAAAAAGGCGCAGAGGAAATACTGAATAACGCCTTTGTCCTTTCCATAGTGCTGTCCCTATTAATTTCAATTTTCGGCTACATATATGCGCCCCAGATACTTATGCTTTCAGGAGCAAGCGAAAGAACACTGCCTTATGCCCTTTCCTATGGAAGAATCATCATAGGCGGCTGTATATTTCAGGTAGTTTCCTTTTCTATGAACCATTGTATCAGGGCCACAGGAAATCCCAAGCGCTTTGCCTCCACCCAGCTTTTAGGCGGCGTAATTAATATTATTTTAGTGCCGATTTTTATCTTCAGCCTTGGTTTCGGCCCAGACGGAGCTGCCATAGCTACGGTAATTTCCCAGTTTATATCGGCTGTATGGGTATTTTCTTATTATTTTGGAAAGAAGGCCCCTCTTAAGTTTTATAGAAAATTTATGAAAATAAATCCTAAAACGGTGATGATTATATTTTCTATCGGCCTTTCACCCTTTTTAATGCAGGTAAGCAATTCTGTGGTTAATACAATACTGAATAACAGCCTTAAATTTTACGGTGAAATGCAGTTCGGAGACGGTGACCTTGCCGTAGGGGCCATGACCCTTATTAATACGATGTCCATATTCTTTATTACACCGATTATCGGTATCAATCAGGGGGTTCAGCCTATCGTAGGCTTTAACTACGGAAGAAAGGACTATAGAAGGGCTAAATCCGCCTTTCTTTGGAGCGTAGTTTATTCTACCGCCCTTTGCGTTTTCGGCTGGACGATGATACAGCTTTTACCGGAGCAGCTCGCTTTGATATTTAATAAAAATGAGGCCATAAATATGATAGCTTCAAGGGGAATGCGGTTTTTCCTCCTTTGCCTTCCTGTAATCGGCTTCCAGTCCTGCTCGGCTAATTTTTTCCAGGCTATAGGCAGGGCCCAGCTTTCCATTTTGCTTAATGCCTCAAGGCAGCTTATGATATTGACCCCGTTGGCCCTTATTCTGCCAAGGTTTTTAGGCATAGACGGCATATGGTATTCAGGGGCCATAGCGGACTTTACAGCATTTTTAATTTCAGCGGTTATTATTATGCGGGAGCTTAAAATCATAAACAGAAAAATAGAAATAGAAGATAATTTAATTGGGCTTGAAAAATAA